A part of Lactobacillus sp. ESL0700 genomic DNA contains:
- a CDS encoding xanthine phosphoribosyltransferase, giving the protein MKLLEDRIRRDGEVLPGNVLKINSFLNHQVDPELMIACGQEFARRFQDSGITKVLTCEASGIAPGIMAAFELRVPMVFARKKKPSTLNDAVYWADVFSYTKKVTNKICVEQKFLSEDDTLLIIDDFLAHGEAVKGMINIAEQAHAKIAGVGVVVAKTFQGGSDWIQDHNYRLETLANITSLKDEKVHFAGEE; this is encoded by the coding sequence GTGAAGTTACTAGAAGACCGCATTAGACGTGACGGTGAAGTTTTACCCGGAAATGTCCTGAAAATCAACTCGTTTTTGAATCATCAAGTTGATCCTGAATTGATGATTGCCTGCGGACAAGAATTTGCCCGGCGCTTTCAAGATAGTGGCATTACCAAGGTCTTGACTTGTGAGGCTTCCGGCATTGCCCCGGGGATTATGGCTGCTTTTGAATTGCGCGTGCCGATGGTATTTGCCCGCAAGAAGAAGCCATCGACACTCAACGATGCGGTTTACTGGGCCGATGTCTTTTCTTACACCAAAAAGGTCACTAACAAAATCTGTGTTGAGCAAAAGTTCCTGAGTGAAGACGACACGCTGCTAATTATCGATGACTTTTTAGCTCATGGCGAGGCTGTTAAAGGCATGATTAATATTGCCGAGCAAGCTCATGCAAAGATTGCCGGCGTTGGTGTGGTCGTTGCCAAAACCTTTCAGGGTGGTAGCGATTGGATTCAAGACCACAATTACCGCTTGGAAACTTTAGCCAATATTACGAGCTTAAAAGACGAAAAAGTACATTTTGCAGGTGAAGAATAA
- a CDS encoding nucleobase:cation symporter-2 family protein has product MAQKEVSQQKAAILGLQHLLAMYSGAVAVPLLIGSALKFSASQMTYLVSIDIFMCGLATLLQLLRNKYFGIGFPVILGCAIQAVAPLQMIGQKFSINDMYGAIIVAGIFVILISSIFAKIKKFFPPVVTGTLITTIGLTLIPVAVQNMGGGNSSSKDFGNWQNLLLGFGTMFIILAFEIWAKGFLHSISVLIGLIIGTIIAACMGLVSFTPVLQASWFHLPQLFYFGVPHFEWSSSMTMIIIALVSMVESTGVFFATGDLIHHNVTEDDLKKGYRAEGLAQICGGLFNAFPYTTFSQNVGLLQLSGIKTKRPIYWAAGLLMAMGLLPKIGALVTIIPTPVLGGAMLVMFTMIAVQGIKTLIKVDLSDNNNVLIIAISIGLGLGVTIYPQIFQNLPQTIQLFLSNGIVITSLSATILNLLLKGGGASKQ; this is encoded by the coding sequence ATGGCGCAAAAAGAAGTCAGCCAACAAAAAGCTGCTATCTTAGGCTTACAACACTTACTTGCAATGTATTCCGGCGCTGTCGCCGTGCCGTTATTAATCGGTAGTGCATTAAAATTCTCTGCTAGCCAAATGACTTATCTAGTTTCGATCGATATTTTCATGTGCGGCTTGGCAACTTTGCTTCAATTATTACGTAACAAGTACTTTGGCATCGGCTTTCCCGTCATTTTGGGTTGTGCCATTCAGGCCGTAGCTCCTTTGCAGATGATTGGGCAGAAGTTTTCAATTAATGACATGTACGGCGCCATTATTGTGGCTGGTATTTTCGTGATTTTGATTTCTAGCATTTTCGCTAAAATCAAGAAGTTCTTTCCTCCAGTTGTCACTGGTACGTTAATCACAACAATCGGCTTAACCTTAATTCCGGTTGCTGTGCAAAATATGGGCGGCGGCAATAGTAGTTCAAAAGACTTCGGCAATTGGCAAAATCTACTGCTGGGCTTTGGCACCATGTTCATTATCTTAGCGTTTGAAATCTGGGCAAAAGGCTTCTTGCATTCGATTTCTGTCTTAATTGGACTAATTATCGGCACGATCATTGCCGCTTGCATGGGCCTCGTATCTTTTACGCCAGTATTGCAGGCTTCATGGTTCCACTTACCACAATTATTTTACTTCGGCGTACCTCACTTTGAGTGGTCTTCCAGCATGACGATGATTATTATCGCATTAGTTTCAATGGTTGAATCCACGGGCGTGTTCTTTGCGACTGGCGACCTAATTCACCACAACGTTACTGAGGACGACTTGAAAAAGGGCTACCGTGCAGAAGGCTTAGCACAAATTTGCGGGGGACTGTTCAATGCATTTCCTTACACGACTTTCTCGCAAAACGTCGGCTTACTGCAATTATCTGGGATTAAAACCAAGCGCCCAATCTATTGGGCAGCAGGACTCTTAATGGCAATGGGTTTGCTACCAAAAATCGGCGCGTTAGTAACCATTATCCCTACCCCCGTTTTAGGTGGAGCCATGCTTGTCATGTTTACCATGATTGCCGTACAAGGAATTAAAACCCTAATCAAAGTTGACCTCAGCGACAACAATAATGTATTAATTATTGCAATTTCAATTGGCTTAGGCCTTGGTGTCACAATCTATCCACAAATTTTTCAAAATTTACCCCAAACAATTCAACTCTTTCTTTCAAATGGGATTGTGATTACCAGCTTATCGGCAACTATTCTAAACTTATTACTTAAAGGAGGCGGTGCTAGTAAACAATAA
- a CDS encoding putative holin-like toxin, with protein sequence MSTSDAIQLMLSFGTFVVALIALIVELIKNQSKK encoded by the coding sequence GTGTCTACTTCAGACGCTATTCAATTAATGCTTTCTTTTGGCACTTTCGTTGTTGCCTTGATTGCATTAATTGTAGAACTGATTAAAAATCAGTCAAAAAAATAA